In the Deinococcus ficus genome, one interval contains:
- a CDS encoding GerMN domain-containing protein → MKRLFSLFNVITLLLLGASVLALQAVQRPPETPEPPKLELTDREAVKGNVYFTDPQVRALKMEVRTLQVTQKDVGTIAQAALNVWAQGPNDKALIGVVPAGTPAPRVYYRGGHYFVDLGAEYGKLKYGSSGERMLLCTITRTLLDLRGQDVTFLLAGKNTDTLGHLDLREPFTGQDCADQ, encoded by the coding sequence ATGAAACGCCTCTTCTCCCTGTTCAACGTGATCACCCTGCTGCTGCTCGGCGCGTCCGTGCTGGCCCTGCAGGCCGTGCAGCGCCCCCCGGAAACGCCCGAGCCGCCCAAGCTGGAACTCACCGACCGCGAGGCCGTGAAAGGTAACGTGTACTTCACCGACCCGCAGGTCCGCGCGCTGAAGATGGAGGTGCGGACCCTGCAGGTCACGCAGAAGGACGTCGGGACCATCGCGCAGGCCGCGCTGAACGTCTGGGCGCAGGGCCCCAACGACAAGGCCCTGATCGGCGTGGTGCCGGCCGGCACGCCCGCCCCGCGCGTGTACTACCGCGGCGGGCATTACTTCGTGGACCTCGGCGCCGAGTACGGCAAGCTGAAGTACGGCAGCAGCGGCGAGCGCATGCTGCTGTGCACCATCACCCGCACCCTGCTGGACCTGCGCGGCCAGGACGTCACCTTCCTGCTGGCCGGCAAGAACACCGACACCCTCGGCCACCTGGACCTCCGCGAACCCTTCACGGGCCAGGACTGCGCAGATCAGTAA
- a CDS encoding N-acetylmuramoyl-L-alanine amidase, with protein sequence MTRPPLRRPQAGTLILRGSVLLTAALACTGLLWTTFAHAQQTEIPALPPGATPASPTPVTPGTAAPERPGNLSAEQLTYGKLSFAGQAVQSVTLFGAEYASVDAVRSLLSVTEDGGIVRVTGLGHTLLLPIDEDQQRATTDFNTVQLDTTRVQARTATYVNGTLHLPLDTLARGLGAQYRAGSFTVPAPSLVGVSSRAGKDTDRLVLDLNRDVEVLDEQRGGNAVVTLRGLKGEARKYTTRGAFVPSVTLARSGEDLTLTFPLTAASGLRVFKVVRPGSVRVVVDAGPGVPRTNPELLGRVTRPLVLLDPLTVQGVGRDITLEVARRAALLMTQAGWQVKVTRDSANTMKLDDKLVLTRQSDVYIALDLGRLPGAKRSGVTVYEQAGRSSAQLVNAVRTGSAKPPYAVLAVGNGGNSRKLSELLRGELKGGGVTASAENTTRILTLREAPQAALLMELGWANNAEDLAKLGVDDRLDVMAVSLARSVATYLTARANNNANLSAGGTP encoded by the coding sequence GTGACCCGCCCCCCCCTGCGCCGGCCCCAGGCCGGCACCCTGATCCTGCGCGGCAGCGTGCTGCTGACCGCCGCCCTGGCCTGCACCGGCCTGCTCTGGACGACCTTCGCGCACGCCCAGCAGACCGAGATTCCCGCCCTGCCGCCCGGCGCCACCCCGGCCAGCCCCACGCCCGTCACCCCGGGCACCGCCGCCCCGGAGCGCCCGGGGAACCTCAGCGCGGAGCAGCTCACCTACGGCAAGCTCAGCTTCGCGGGGCAGGCGGTGCAGAGTGTGACGCTGTTCGGGGCCGAGTACGCCAGCGTGGATGCCGTCCGCTCGCTGCTCTCGGTCACCGAGGACGGCGGGATCGTGCGCGTCACCGGGCTGGGCCACACCCTGCTGCTCCCCATCGACGAGGACCAGCAGCGCGCCACCACCGACTTCAACACCGTGCAGCTGGACACCACCCGCGTGCAGGCCCGCACCGCCACGTACGTGAACGGCACCCTGCACCTGCCCCTGGACACCCTGGCCCGCGGCCTGGGCGCGCAGTACCGCGCGGGCAGCTTCACGGTGCCCGCCCCCAGCCTCGTCGGCGTGAGCAGCCGTGCCGGCAAGGACACCGACCGCCTCGTCCTCGACCTGAACCGCGACGTGGAGGTCCTGGACGAACAGCGCGGCGGGAACGCCGTGGTCACCCTGCGCGGCCTGAAAGGCGAGGCCCGCAAGTACACCACCCGCGGCGCCTTCGTGCCGTCCGTGACCCTGGCCCGCAGCGGCGAGGACCTCACCCTGACCTTCCCGCTGACCGCCGCGAGCGGCCTGCGAGTCTTCAAGGTCGTGCGGCCCGGCAGCGTGCGCGTGGTCGTGGACGCCGGCCCCGGCGTGCCCCGCACCAACCCGGAACTGCTCGGGCGGGTCACCCGGCCGCTGGTGCTGCTCGACCCCCTGACGGTGCAGGGCGTGGGCCGCGACATCACCCTGGAAGTCGCCCGCCGCGCCGCGCTGCTGATGACCCAGGCCGGCTGGCAGGTCAAGGTCACGCGCGACTCGGCCAACACCATGAAACTCGACGACAAGCTGGTCCTCACCCGCCAGAGCGACGTGTACATCGCCCTGGACCTGGGCCGCCTGCCCGGCGCGAAACGCTCGGGCGTCACCGTGTACGAACAGGCCGGCCGGTCCAGCGCGCAGCTCGTGAACGCCGTGCGCACCGGCAGCGCCAAACCCCCGTACGCGGTCCTGGCGGTCGGCAACGGCGGGAACAGCCGCAAGCTCAGCGAACTGCTGCGCGGGGAACTCAAGGGCGGCGGCGTGACCGCCAGCGCCGAGAACACCACCCGCATCCTCACCCTGCGGGAGGCCCCGCAGGCCGCCCTGCTGATGGAGCTCGGCTGGGCGAACAACGCCGAGGACCTCGCCAAGCTCGGCGTGGACGACCGCCTGGACGTCATGGCGGTCTCGCTCGCGCGCAGCGTCGCCACGTACCTCACCGCCCGCGCGAACAACAACGCCAACCTCAGCGCCGGAGGCACGCCATGA
- the smpB gene encoding SsrA-binding protein SmpB, with amino-acid sequence MPRVYTNRRAHHEYELLERFEAGISLTGSEVKSIRAGGVDFRDAFARLSAGNVELEGLYIPPYKDATYNNHEPRRPRRLLLNRLEIQKLRRGLEQKGLTLVPTKLYQKGRYFKVELALARGKKLHDKRRAEAEKTVKRELREL; translated from the coding sequence ATGCCCCGCGTGTACACCAACCGCCGCGCTCATCACGAGTACGAGTTGCTGGAGCGCTTCGAGGCGGGCATCAGCCTGACAGGCAGTGAAGTGAAGAGCATCCGCGCGGGCGGCGTGGACTTCCGCGACGCCTTCGCCCGCCTGAGCGCCGGAAACGTCGAACTCGAGGGGCTCTACATTCCTCCCTACAAGGACGCCACCTACAACAACCACGAGCCGCGCCGCCCCCGCCGCCTGCTGCTGAACCGCCTGGAGATCCAGAAACTCCGCCGCGGCCTGGAACAGAAGGGCCTGACCCTGGTGCCCACCAAGCTGTACCAGAAAGGCCGCTACTTCAAGGTGGAGCTCGCGCTGGCCCGCGGGAAGAAACTGCATGACAAACGCCGCGCCGAGGCGGAGAAGACCGTGAAACGCGAACTGAGGGAACTGTGA